In a genomic window of Rubripirellula tenax:
- a CDS encoding sulfatase family protein produces MTNTTLRWDAPMALAALALFAAFSFSARDVRGAEAAKPNIVWILADDWGYGDVQCLNPNRGKIATPAMDRLAAQGMTFTDAHTTSSVCTPTRYGILTGRYNWRTHLQKSVLYGFSEPLIAEDRMTVAGLLKQNGYATGAIGKWHLGLDLPFTTDERPKGNNPDNIDWKGRVGGGPVDRGFDYFYGISASLDMPPYIYIENDRFVGEATATKAFQRKGPAEPDFEAIDVLPMIGKKAVEFISKQDSSKPFFAYVAFTSPHTPILPSKEWQGKSELGKYGDFVMQTDAVIGDIVAEIDRAGFGDNTLVIVTSDNGCSKAAGIEAMQAKGHFPSANLRGSKADLWDGGHRVPFIARWPGVVQPGSKSDQTVCQVDLMATCADILGIAMPPGAGEDSVSFRAALSDKPIASTRKGLIHHSIEGNFAYRQGKWKLLLARGSGGWTAPREKQVPAGSPDGQLYDMSADPGETNNLFDSKPEIVAMLLADLTADVERGRSTDGPDATNDAPIVVWKGKQ; encoded by the coding sequence ATGACAAACACGACTCTCCGATGGGACGCGCCCATGGCTTTGGCTGCGTTGGCACTCTTCGCCGCGTTCAGCTTTTCAGCGCGCGACGTGCGAGGGGCCGAGGCCGCCAAGCCGAACATCGTTTGGATACTCGCAGACGACTGGGGTTACGGGGACGTCCAGTGCTTGAATCCGAATCGCGGGAAGATCGCGACACCGGCGATGGACCGGCTTGCTGCGCAGGGGATGACGTTCACCGACGCGCATACGACGTCATCCGTTTGCACGCCCACTCGGTATGGCATTCTGACGGGACGATACAACTGGCGGACGCATTTGCAAAAGAGCGTCCTGTACGGTTTTAGCGAACCATTGATCGCCGAAGATCGAATGACGGTCGCCGGACTTCTGAAACAGAACGGATACGCGACGGGGGCCATCGGAAAGTGGCACTTGGGTTTGGACTTGCCATTCACCACCGACGAACGGCCGAAGGGTAACAACCCTGATAACATCGATTGGAAGGGGCGAGTGGGTGGAGGCCCGGTGGACCGTGGATTCGATTACTTCTATGGCATTTCAGCATCGCTGGACATGCCGCCCTACATCTACATCGAGAACGATCGTTTCGTCGGGGAAGCAACGGCAACCAAAGCATTCCAACGAAAAGGGCCGGCCGAACCGGATTTTGAAGCAATCGATGTTTTGCCGATGATCGGGAAGAAGGCGGTTGAGTTTATTTCAAAGCAAGACTCGTCCAAGCCGTTCTTTGCCTATGTTGCTTTCACGTCGCCACACACGCCGATCTTGCCGTCAAAAGAATGGCAGGGCAAAAGTGAACTCGGCAAGTACGGCGACTTTGTGATGCAGACCGATGCGGTCATCGGCGACATCGTTGCGGAAATCGACCGAGCCGGTTTCGGCGACAACACGTTGGTGATCGTGACCAGCGACAATGGTTGCTCGAAGGCGGCCGGCATTGAAGCGATGCAGGCCAAGGGACACTTTCCAAGCGCCAATCTTCGTGGATCGAAGGCCGACTTGTGGGATGGCGGACACCGTGTTCCGTTCATTGCCCGATGGCCGGGTGTTGTCCAGCCTGGATCGAAGTCGGATCAAACGGTTTGCCAGGTCGATTTGATGGCGACGTGCGCAGACATCTTAGGCATCGCGATGCCCCCGGGCGCGGGTGAAGACAGCGTCAGTTTTCGAGCGGCGTTGTCGGACAAGCCGATCGCGTCGACTCGCAAGGGGCTGATTCACCATTCGATCGAGGGAAACTTTGCCTATCGCCAAGGCAAATGGAAACTGCTGTTGGCTCGCGGATCGGGTGGATGGACTGCGCCGCGAGAAAAGCAAGTGCCGGCCGGCAGCCCCGATGGCCAACTTTATGATATGAGTGCCGATCCGGGTGAGACGAACAATCTGTTTGATTCCAAGCCTGAGATCGTGGCGATGCTGTTGGCCGACTTGACCGCCGATGTGGAACGAGGCCGCAGCACCGACGGGCCGGACGCAACGAATGATGCACCGATCGTGGTCTGGAAAGGCAAGCAATAG
- a CDS encoding ZIP family metal transporter, giving the protein MTVEPLLLTYCVVIVIASMAGGWLPTLMRMTHLRTQLLMSFVSGLMLGIATLHLLPHATVELDSARKAGAATLGGVLSMFLLIRLFHVHQHDAPSVQSSAADELSHDHNHAADCDHSHSHNKPHNHANAGWGWLAMLFGLGLHTLVDGVALAASVVADAAHGSWLPLAGVGTFLAVALHKPLDAFSITSVMQKGGWTPGQRTLANMTFAMACPIGAALFYFGVMRMNGGSAILGWGLAISAGFFICISLADLLPEVAFHDHDRGKLTAALLIGVALAVAVENLPGHSHSAPKPPTTQAVPLELDQ; this is encoded by the coding sequence ATGACGGTTGAACCGCTACTTCTGACTTACTGCGTCGTCATCGTGATCGCCTCCATGGCGGGCGGATGGTTACCGACGCTGATGCGAATGACGCACTTGCGGACTCAATTGTTGATGAGTTTCGTGTCGGGGTTGATGCTGGGGATTGCAACGCTGCACCTACTGCCTCACGCGACCGTCGAACTTGATTCGGCACGAAAGGCGGGCGCAGCCACTCTGGGCGGAGTTCTGTCGATGTTCTTGCTGATCCGCCTCTTCCATGTCCACCAACACGACGCTCCATCGGTCCAGTCTTCCGCGGCGGACGAGCTATCGCACGACCACAATCACGCGGCCGACTGTGATCATTCGCATTCGCACAACAAGCCTCACAATCACGCGAATGCGGGCTGGGGGTGGCTGGCGATGTTGTTCGGTTTGGGGCTGCACACGTTGGTCGACGGAGTAGCGTTGGCCGCAAGCGTGGTCGCCGACGCGGCTCACGGTTCATGGTTACCGCTTGCTGGCGTTGGAACGTTTCTGGCCGTCGCGCTGCACAAACCGCTCGACGCATTCTCGATCACGTCGGTCATGCAGAAGGGTGGCTGGACGCCGGGGCAACGAACGTTGGCAAATATGACATTCGCAATGGCATGCCCGATCGGCGCAGCGTTGTTCTATTTTGGCGTGATGCGGATGAACGGCGGATCAGCGATTTTGGGATGGGGATTGGCGATTTCGGCCGGATTCTTCATTTGCATCTCGTTGGCCGACTTGTTGCCCGAAGTTGCCTTTCACGACCACGACCGCGGCAAGTTAACGGCCGCGCTACTGATCGGTGTCGCGTTGGCAGTGGCGGTCGAAAATTTACCAGGCCATTCACACTCGGCGCCAAAACCGCCAACGACTCAAGCGGTGCCGTTGGAACTGGACCAATAG
- a CDS encoding sulfatase: MSLSPAISAADPATPNFVVFLVDDLGYMDIGANNPNCFYETPNIDRLSESAMRFTDGYAANPVCSPTRYSMMTGKYPTRAGATNFFSGKRSGTFNPAPLTSHMPLDEITIAQTLKQRGYGTFFAGKWHLGESEEYFPQNRGFDVNVGGHTGGGPYTGKRYFAPFQNPQIEVESPDGDHLPDRLSRDAASYIEANKDSPFLVYLSFYSVHTPLMGRPDLVKKYQAKAAAIEGVEFGEEEQVLGNSPRKVRVLQKHAVYAAMVEAMDQAVGKVLKQLVESGVADNTVVVFTSDNGGLSTSEGLPTSNLPLRGGKGWVYEGGIREPWIIRYPGVTNPGSVSKQPICSIDLFPTIAAAAGIEFDHLVDGVDLRPALEGRSLDRKSLFWHYPHYSNQGGIPGGAIREGDYKLVERYEDGRVHLYDLASDIGEATDLASEMPDRVAQMRDRLHAWYQSVDAKFLQPKDGAVPWQPAFRETLEN, from the coding sequence ATGTCACTTTCGCCGGCAATCTCGGCGGCTGATCCAGCAACGCCGAACTTTGTCGTCTTCTTGGTGGACGACCTTGGCTACATGGACATCGGGGCGAACAACCCGAATTGCTTCTACGAGACTCCCAATATCGATCGCCTCTCGGAATCAGCGATGCGGTTTACTGACGGATACGCCGCGAATCCGGTTTGCTCGCCAACTCGCTATAGCATGATGACGGGCAAGTACCCGACACGTGCGGGTGCAACGAACTTTTTCTCGGGCAAGCGAAGCGGAACATTCAACCCCGCGCCGCTTACAAGTCACATGCCGCTCGATGAAATCACGATCGCCCAGACGTTGAAGCAACGAGGCTACGGAACGTTCTTTGCCGGCAAGTGGCACCTTGGCGAATCGGAAGAGTACTTTCCACAGAACCGTGGCTTTGACGTTAACGTCGGTGGCCATACCGGCGGCGGCCCCTACACGGGCAAGCGGTACTTCGCACCGTTTCAAAATCCGCAGATCGAGGTCGAGAGTCCGGACGGGGACCATTTGCCCGATCGGTTGTCCCGCGACGCGGCCAGTTACATCGAAGCCAACAAAGACAGTCCGTTTTTGGTGTACCTGTCGTTCTATTCCGTTCATACGCCCTTGATGGGTCGGCCCGATTTGGTGAAGAAGTATCAAGCGAAAGCTGCGGCGATCGAAGGCGTAGAGTTCGGCGAAGAAGAGCAAGTGCTCGGCAACTCGCCTCGGAAAGTTCGCGTGCTGCAAAAGCATGCCGTCTACGCAGCGATGGTCGAAGCGATGGACCAAGCGGTCGGCAAAGTGCTGAAACAGCTTGTTGAATCGGGAGTTGCCGATAACACGGTCGTTGTCTTCACATCAGACAACGGCGGGTTGTCGACGTCCGAAGGCTTGCCCACCAGCAACCTGCCGCTGCGGGGTGGAAAGGGCTGGGTCTATGAAGGCGGCATTCGCGAACCGTGGATCATCCGTTACCCCGGTGTCACCAACCCAGGTTCGGTTTCGAAGCAACCGATCTGTTCGATCGACCTGTTTCCAACGATTGCGGCGGCGGCCGGTATCGAGTTCGATCATTTGGTAGACGGAGTCGATTTGCGACCAGCGCTCGAAGGCCGGTCGCTTGATCGGAAATCGTTGTTCTGGCACTACCCGCATTACAGCAACCAAGGTGGCATCCCCGGCGGCGCGATCCGCGAGGGCGACTACAAGCTGGTCGAGCGGTACGAAGACGGAAGGGTGCATCTTTACGACTTGGCGTCTGACATCGGCGAAGCGACCGACTTGGCCAGTGAGATGCCTGATCGCGTGGCCCAAATGCGAGATCGCTTGCACGCTTGGTACCAATCGGTGGACGCGAAGTTCTTGCAGCCCAAGGACGGCGCGGTTCCTTGGCAACCAGCGTTCAGAGAAACGCTGGAAAATTAG
- a CDS encoding sulfatase-like hydrolase/transferase, whose amino-acid sequence MSRNKSLPFLLTSVLQVCIAIAMTIGASAAAPNVILLMSDDQGWGDIGFNGNEDIITPNLDAMAADGVRFDRFYAAAPLCSPTRGSCLTGRFPFRFGILAAHTSGLRVAEITIAEMLKKKGYATGFFGKWHIGWVKPEERGTRGHYSPPSHHGFDEVFATTSAVPTWDPTVTPEGWKSNSNKPGQPWKGGFPYMHNGVEATENLDGDDSRVIMDRVIPFIEERVAAGPDERFFATVWFHTPHEPVVAGEKYKRLYADRGNSRQNYYGAITAMDEQVGRLRSKLRELKIENDTLVFFCSDNGPSDGLAKKGVASAGPFKGHKHQMYEGGILVPACAEWPTRIKAGSTTNVRCSTIDYFPTIANAVGFSFSDSQSRPIDGIDLMPVIQGASAQRDKDMFFGFRRLHDGTDGQAVIRGDFKLLREAKREGRTRLYDLKKDPYETNDIGESMPELFQSMSSRLEELDASCQQSRDGADYSY is encoded by the coding sequence TTGTCGCGAAACAAATCTCTGCCCTTTTTGCTCACCAGCGTTTTGCAGGTTTGCATCGCCATTGCGATGACGATCGGTGCGAGTGCCGCGGCGCCGAACGTGATCCTGCTGATGAGCGACGACCAGGGCTGGGGCGATATCGGGTTCAACGGCAACGAGGACATCATCACGCCGAACCTTGACGCGATGGCCGCGGATGGAGTTCGTTTCGATCGCTTTTATGCCGCGGCGCCACTTTGCTCGCCGACACGTGGAAGCTGTTTGACGGGGCGGTTCCCGTTTCGATTTGGGATTTTGGCGGCTCACACTTCGGGGCTTCGCGTCGCAGAAATCACGATCGCCGAAATGCTGAAGAAGAAGGGTTACGCGACGGGCTTCTTCGGTAAGTGGCACATCGGCTGGGTCAAACCGGAAGAACGTGGAACGCGCGGACACTACTCGCCACCGTCGCATCACGGGTTCGACGAAGTGTTCGCAACGACCAGCGCCGTGCCGACTTGGGACCCAACCGTTACGCCCGAGGGATGGAAAAGCAACTCGAACAAGCCGGGACAGCCTTGGAAGGGCGGATTCCCGTACATGCACAACGGAGTCGAGGCGACGGAGAATTTGGACGGTGACGATAGTCGCGTGATCATGGACCGTGTGATCCCGTTCATCGAAGAACGCGTCGCGGCAGGACCGGACGAACGGTTCTTTGCGACCGTTTGGTTCCACACGCCGCATGAACCGGTTGTGGCCGGTGAAAAGTACAAGAGACTTTACGCGGATCGCGGCAATTCGCGTCAAAACTATTATGGCGCGATCACGGCGATGGACGAACAGGTCGGACGACTGCGCAGCAAACTCCGCGAGCTGAAGATTGAGAACGACACGCTCGTTTTTTTCTGTAGCGACAACGGCCCGTCCGATGGTTTGGCCAAGAAGGGTGTCGCGTCGGCGGGGCCGTTCAAGGGTCACAAGCACCAAATGTATGAAGGTGGAATCTTGGTGCCCGCATGTGCTGAGTGGCCGACCAGAATCAAGGCCGGCTCAACAACCAACGTGCGTTGTTCGACGATCGATTACTTTCCAACGATCGCAAACGCCGTCGGTTTTTCGTTCTCGGATTCTCAGTCGCGTCCGATCGACGGAATCGACTTGATGCCAGTCATTCAAGGAGCGTCGGCGCAGCGCGACAAAGACATGTTCTTCGGTTTTCGCCGATTGCATGACGGAACCGATGGTCAGGCCGTGATCCGCGGTGACTTCAAGCTGTTGCGTGAAGCCAAGCGTGAAGGTCGAACGCGATTGTACGATCTGAAGAAGGATCCTTACGAAACGAACGACATCGGCGAGTCGATGCCCGAGTTGTTTCAGTCGATGTCCAGTCGGCTCGAAGAATTAGACGCCAGTTGCCAACAGAGTCGCGACGGTGCGGACTACAGTTACTAA
- a CDS encoding aminotransferase class I/II-fold pyridoxal phosphate-dependent enzyme: MICSVDLHTYFGPEPPPRDHLISVIEHWAAHRHSETAYVFTDTESVEQRLTYGELWDEVRALAGYLQTECRVRAGDRILLLYPPGLEFVVGFFACHAAGAIAVPAYPPRRNRKASRIRSIVVDANARWALSTSSIVDQLSGDQQHDDLIGVQLLGTDNPNCRNLSGWQRPKLSEHSLAVLQYTSGSTGSPKGVMLNHRNLIANSELILEAFDPEVDFVGMSWLPTYHDMGLVGGVLMPMYTGRTTVLMSPMTFLQRPARWLQGISQYGVTISGGPNFSYQLCADKILDSEMEGVDLSNWRIAFNGAEPIRSSTLKEFAARFQKYGFNPQASLPCYGMAETTLLVTGGPRTPRPVMTTFDGRALEEKIVRPVSDDNASARNLVGCGAVLSSERVIIVDPETREKLPSDSIGEIWVQSPSVGQGYYRRKEATEQTFHATTIDDDGPFLRTGDLGFLYDHQLYVSGRLKDMIIVRGVNRYPQDIEETVEAASEAVQAGSVGAVAMEHDGREQLVIVAETVRARDLDWDSEIQAIRRAVTAEHELPPDAVYLVRNSSIPKTSSGKIQRHACLHAVRDGDLKLIAKWVRWEESGGGTKMNAAPMMQAASASGTESIDASDVSAAIVEVIGHHVRHVAGERAGHLNIGTNIVLDLGLDSLERLEIARKLERTFGGRFPEQVLDEIETIGQTAMAIQRYLPPGGEARAEAMLRSGISDDDGASGSDNRSSVIQNGRPPTTVEAEDSVEQFAEYRRLKTTMRQMLMTGVPNPYFTVHDGIVGDKTIVNGRELISFASYNYLGLSGHPDVSDAAANAVRQYGTSVSASRLVSGEKPIHGQLERRIAQWIGVDNSILMVGGHATNETTIGHLVGAGDLIVHDALSHNSIVQGALLSGARRRPFPHNDYAALDRMLTELRDQYRRVLVVIEGVYSMDGDFSDVPKFIEVKKKHRAMLMVDEAHSFGTMGPTGRGMAEHFGINARDVDIWMGTLSKSAASCGGYIAGSEALVELLRYTAPGFVFSVGMPPAQVAAALAAIDTLDQEPDRVDRLRRRSELFLSLCREAGLDTGDSGGTPVVPVITGNSMLALRLSNRLKGDGINVQPILYPAVDESAARLRFFITSEHSEEQIRFTVARTADHLNELASGGLELEAKA; encoded by the coding sequence GTGATTTGCTCCGTGGACTTGCATACGTACTTTGGCCCCGAGCCGCCGCCAAGAGATCACTTGATCTCAGTGATCGAACATTGGGCTGCGCACCGCCACAGTGAGACTGCCTACGTCTTCACGGACACCGAATCGGTGGAACAGCGTTTGACGTATGGCGAATTGTGGGATGAAGTCCGTGCTTTGGCCGGCTACCTACAAACGGAATGTCGCGTACGAGCTGGCGATCGCATCTTGTTGCTGTATCCACCCGGATTGGAATTTGTTGTTGGCTTCTTCGCGTGCCACGCAGCCGGTGCGATAGCCGTACCCGCGTATCCGCCGCGAAGAAACCGCAAGGCTTCGCGGATTCGGTCCATCGTCGTAGACGCCAATGCACGCTGGGCATTGTCGACTTCGAGTATCGTTGACCAACTTTCCGGTGATCAACAGCACGACGATTTGATCGGCGTTCAATTGCTGGGGACGGACAACCCGAATTGTCGCAATCTTAGCGGGTGGCAACGGCCAAAATTGAGCGAACATTCCTTGGCCGTGTTGCAATACACCAGTGGCTCGACGGGATCGCCCAAGGGAGTGATGCTGAACCATCGCAATCTGATCGCGAATAGCGAATTGATTCTCGAGGCGTTTGATCCCGAAGTCGACTTCGTCGGCATGAGTTGGTTGCCGACGTACCACGACATGGGTCTGGTCGGCGGCGTGTTGATGCCGATGTATACCGGCCGAACCACGGTGCTGATGAGCCCGATGACGTTCCTGCAACGCCCAGCACGTTGGTTGCAGGGCATTTCGCAGTACGGCGTGACGATCAGTGGCGGGCCGAACTTTTCGTACCAGCTGTGCGCCGATAAGATTCTCGATTCTGAGATGGAAGGCGTTGACCTTTCCAATTGGCGGATCGCATTCAACGGTGCCGAACCGATTCGGTCATCCACGTTGAAAGAGTTTGCGGCGCGGTTCCAGAAGTATGGATTCAATCCACAGGCATCGCTGCCCTGCTACGGGATGGCCGAAACAACGCTGCTGGTGACCGGCGGCCCACGGACACCGCGTCCTGTGATGACGACGTTCGATGGTCGCGCTTTAGAAGAAAAGATTGTTCGCCCCGTATCGGATGACAACGCGTCGGCGCGGAATTTGGTCGGCTGCGGCGCCGTGCTGTCCAGCGAGCGCGTCATCATCGTCGACCCGGAAACCCGCGAAAAGCTGCCCAGCGATTCGATCGGCGAAATCTGGGTGCAAAGCCCGTCCGTCGGCCAAGGCTACTATCGACGCAAAGAAGCCACGGAACAAACGTTCCACGCCACAACGATCGACGATGACGGTCCGTTTCTTCGCACCGGCGACCTCGGATTCTTGTACGACCATCAACTGTACGTTTCGGGCCGGTTGAAGGACATGATCATCGTTCGCGGAGTGAATCGTTACCCGCAGGACATCGAAGAGACCGTCGAAGCAGCATCCGAGGCCGTCCAAGCCGGATCCGTCGGCGCCGTGGCAATGGAACACGACGGACGAGAGCAACTTGTGATCGTTGCCGAAACCGTACGGGCACGCGACTTGGATTGGGATTCGGAAATCCAAGCCATCCGTCGCGCCGTAACCGCCGAACATGAACTGCCACCCGATGCGGTATACCTGGTCCGCAACAGCAGCATCCCGAAGACCAGCAGCGGCAAAATCCAGCGTCATGCTTGCCTGCACGCGGTACGCGACGGCGACTTGAAGTTGATCGCGAAGTGGGTTCGATGGGAAGAATCGGGCGGTGGTACAAAGATGAACGCCGCGCCGATGATGCAAGCGGCTTCTGCAAGCGGCACCGAGTCGATTGATGCTTCGGATGTCAGCGCCGCGATCGTTGAAGTGATCGGGCATCATGTTCGCCATGTCGCCGGCGAACGGGCGGGACACTTGAACATTGGCACCAACATCGTGCTGGACTTGGGACTGGACAGTCTCGAGCGACTCGAAATTGCACGCAAATTGGAACGTACGTTTGGCGGTCGATTTCCCGAACAGGTTCTGGATGAGATCGAGACGATCGGCCAAACGGCGATGGCCATTCAACGCTACTTGCCACCCGGCGGCGAAGCACGCGCCGAGGCGATGCTGCGCAGCGGTATCAGCGACGACGACGGCGCATCGGGATCCGACAATCGCAGCAGCGTCATTCAAAACGGTCGCCCACCGACGACAGTCGAAGCGGAGGACAGCGTCGAACAGTTTGCGGAATATCGCCGCCTGAAAACGACGATGCGTCAAATGTTGATGACCGGCGTGCCGAATCCCTACTTCACGGTTCACGACGGCATCGTTGGTGATAAGACGATCGTCAACGGGCGTGAATTGATCAGCTTTGCGAGTTACAACTATCTCGGTTTGAGCGGTCACCCGGACGTTTCCGACGCTGCCGCCAACGCGGTCCGCCAGTACGGCACAAGTGTCTCGGCCAGTCGGTTGGTTTCTGGTGAAAAGCCCATTCACGGACAGCTTGAACGACGCATCGCCCAGTGGATCGGCGTCGACAATTCGATCCTGATGGTCGGCGGCCACGCTACCAACGAAACCACGATTGGCCATTTGGTGGGTGCCGGCGACTTGATCGTTCACGACGCACTGTCCCACAACAGCATCGTGCAAGGCGCGTTGTTGTCCGGTGCACGACGCCGACCGTTTCCGCACAACGATTACGCGGCATTGGACCGAATGCTGACCGAACTTCGCGACCAATACCGACGCGTTTTGGTGGTCATCGAGGGCGTTTACAGCATGGACGGTGACTTCTCGGACGTTCCCAAGTTCATCGAAGTCAAAAAGAAACACCGCGCCATGTTGATGGTCGACGAAGCGCACAGTTTCGGCACGATGGGCCCGACCGGCCGTGGGATGGCCGAACACTTTGGCATCAACGCCCGTGACGTCGATATCTGGATGGGTACGCTCAGCAAAAGTGCGGCGTCGTGCGGCGGCTACATCGCCGGCAGCGAAGCCCTTGTCGAGTTACTGCGGTACACGGCGCCCGGATTCGTGTTCAGTGTCGGTATGCCACCCGCACAAGTTGCCGCAGCCCTCGCCGCGATCGACACGTTGGACCAAGAACCTGATCGCGTCGATCGTTTGCGACGTCGAAGCGAATTGTTTCTCTCGCTGTGCCGCGAAGCCGGACTCGACACCGGCGACAGCGGCGGTACCCCCGTCGTTCCGGTGATCACAGGCAATTCAATGTTGGCACTTCGTTTGTCAAATCGATTGAAGGGCGATGGCATCAACGTTCAACCCATTTTGTACCCAGCCGTCGATGAATCGGCCGCTCGGCTGCGGTTCTTCATCACCAGCGAGCATAGTGAAGAACAGATTCGCTTTACGGTAGCCCGAACGGCCGACCACTTGAACGAACTTGCGTCAGGCGGATTGGAACTCGAGGCGAAAGCCTAG
- a CDS encoding asparagine synthase-related protein: MTTAKSTGTNESSQPTNVNDRSTKLSAKSPAVGQPLELIDRVVDLLDPTGDILLGMNRNQACEAVRSGNVEAVRRIGGQFAILQQSGKTIRMARSIGRPMRYFLAKRAEGPALIVAERMDEIAQQLAKEGLADQFRPAYTRMVPAHHLLELQLVGCPDPNPKLHRYFAPPRNRLPTNIEAIGRSYIGRLAETIDAWLDTMPSDEPIGVMFSGGVDSGAVLMVTDFLIRRRGQSSSRLKAFTLSVDGNATDPQQATEFLKQINREMLLEIISVPKADVSWRDAIAVIEDYKPLDVQSATMGLTLLREVRRRYPDWRCLIDGDGGDENLKDYPIEENPELTIRSVLGNRMLYQEGWGVDAVKHSLTYSGGQSRGHVRTSAPATSLGFRGFSPFAVPDVIEVAEAIPFVDLTDWDHERLYGLKGQVVASGVKQITGETMPVFPKQRFQRGAVDKATFEAVFPKSDREYREAFDQLFA; the protein is encoded by the coding sequence ATGACGACTGCTAAATCAACCGGCACGAACGAATCGTCGCAACCGACAAATGTGAATGATCGGTCGACAAAACTTTCCGCCAAATCGCCCGCGGTTGGCCAACCCTTGGAATTGATTGATCGCGTTGTGGATCTTTTGGACCCGACCGGCGACATCTTGCTTGGTATGAATCGAAACCAAGCATGCGAAGCCGTTCGCAGCGGGAATGTCGAAGCGGTCCGTCGAATCGGCGGTCAATTCGCCATCCTGCAACAATCCGGCAAGACGATCCGTATGGCCCGTTCGATCGGTCGACCGATGAGATACTTTTTGGCCAAACGCGCCGAAGGGCCTGCTTTGATCGTCGCCGAACGGATGGACGAAATCGCCCAGCAGCTTGCCAAAGAAGGATTGGCGGACCAGTTCCGCCCGGCCTACACACGGATGGTTCCGGCCCATCACTTGTTGGAACTGCAGTTGGTCGGATGTCCTGATCCGAATCCGAAGCTGCACCGATATTTTGCACCGCCTCGCAATCGGTTGCCCACCAACATTGAAGCCATCGGACGATCGTACATCGGTCGGCTCGCCGAAACGATTGACGCTTGGTTGGACACGATGCCGTCGGACGAACCGATCGGTGTCATGTTTAGTGGAGGCGTGGATAGCGGCGCCGTATTGATGGTGACGGATTTCTTGATCCGCCGTCGAGGACAATCGTCTTCGCGGCTAAAGGCGTTCACGTTGTCGGTCGATGGCAATGCGACCGATCCGCAACAAGCGACTGAGTTTTTGAAGCAGATCAACCGTGAAATGTTGCTGGAAATCATATCGGTTCCCAAAGCCGATGTTTCTTGGCGCGATGCGATCGCGGTGATCGAAGACTACAAACCGCTCGACGTGCAATCGGCGACGATGGGCTTGACGCTACTTCGTGAAGTTCGGCGCCGCTATCCCGATTGGCGCTGTCTGATCGATGGCGACGGTGGCGACGAGAACTTAAAAGACTATCCGATCGAGGAAAATCCTGAATTGACAATCCGCAGTGTGCTTGGGAATCGGATGCTCTATCAAGAAGGCTGGGGCGTCGACGCGGTGAAACACTCGTTGACGTATAGCGGCGGGCAAAGCCGTGGCCATGTCCGCACAAGTGCGCCGGCGACGTCGCTGGGCTTCCGTGGTTTCAGCCCGTTTGCGGTGCCCGATGTGATCGAAGTCGCCGAGGCCATCCCGTTTGTCGATCTGACGGACTGGGATCATGAACGACTCTACGGACTCAAAGGACAAGTCGTTGCATCGGGGGTCAAGCAGATCACGGGTGAAACGATGCCTGTGTTCCCAAAGCAGCGGTTCCAACGTGGTGCCGTTGATAAAGCAACGTTCGAGGCGGTGTTCCCAAAGTCCGACCGCGAGTATCGCGAAGCATTTGATCAACTGTTCGCGTAG